DNA sequence from the Shewanella piezotolerans WP3 genome:
TATCGCATTCATAAATAATGCTATGGCTTTAACAACAAATTACCAAACACCTCTTGAGCAAGCACAATGGCAATTTTCAGGGGATGTTTTTGGCTGTGTCATTACCCACAATGTTCAGAGTTTTGGCTCGCTATCGCTGACCGCACAGCCAGGTGAACCTTTAGCGCTAATATTAGCGGCAGATTGGCTCAGTATGAATAACACCCACAGCCAAGCATCGGTGGTGTCACCAGCGTGGAAAAATCATACCTCACAGCGAGAAGCGACAACGTCTTTAAAATGGCAAGGGAATCAAGCCAGCAGCAAACAGTCGATCGCCCCCTTTTTAGAGGCTCTAGAACAAGGCCTCAAATGGGAAGTCTCTATTAATAGCACGGATGGTAGTCAATATAGAGTTGATTCAACTCCAGTAGCAACAAGAGCTGTAGCCAATAATTTTCGCTTGTGCAGACAAAAGCTACTGCCTAAACCATTTAGTTACGTTCGCAGGTTAGATCTTCTATTCGATACCAGCTCTAGCCATCTAAATACAGTTCACAGCAAAGATTTAGTCGCCGTATCTCGCTACATTGAAGCCGACAGCACCATTGCAGAGGTACTTATAGATGGCCACGCGGATGCTTCAGGCAACCGCATAGCCAACCTAGTGCTGAGTAAAGAACGTGCTGATGAGGTTGCATCGATGCTAATTGAGCTTGGCGTGCCTGCAAGGATGATCCAAGTCAGACACCATGGAACCCGCGCCCCGATTGCAGCTAACAATAACCAGCAGGGACGGGAGTTAAATCGTCGGGTCTCGATACGTTTAGTTAAAACTTCAGCTCAAACTGCCTCAAGTTTGACTTCAGGAGCATCACAATGAACCGTTCGAGTTTAAGATTTGTAGACTCTAGTTTGCCTGAAGCAAGCCTAGCGAAACTGACACTACAAGGCTTTAACCTTTGGCAAGATCCTGACAGCTCTCGCCCTTGGCTAAGTTTGGTCAACCTTTCAGAGTGTGACAATACAGAAGTGGATCGACGCTTGCGTCAGTTTCCAGGCAAGCATCAAGTAGCACTGCTGAACCCCGAACAAACGGAGCTGGCTAGCATTGCCATGCAGTCAGGAATTCAAGATTACTTATTGTTACCCATTGATGACGAGCAACTCAGTTCGCTGTTGCATCGATTACGCCGCATAGAGCTACCCGAAAACGATCTCGTCAGCGCTGCTCGCGAAAGTCGACAACTGCTGATGCTTGCTCATCGTGCCGCCATGACAGAAGCAACCGTCTTATTAACCGGAGAAAGTGGCACAGGCAAAGAACCTATTGCTCGGTACATTCATCGCCATTCAAATAGAGCCAAGCAACCTTTTGTCGCAATCAACTGCGCCGCGATACCGGAAAGCATTTTAGAGTCCTTGCTATTTGGTCATGTCAAAGGTGCTTTTACTGGCGCGATGAACGAACAGCCAGGTAAATTTGAAATGGCCAATGGTGGCACCTTGCTGCTTGATGAAATAGGTGAAATGCCACTTTTACTACAAGCCAAGTTATTGCGCGTTTTACAGGAAAGAGAGGTCGAGCGCTTAGGAGGGCACAAATCAATTCCTTTAAACATTCGGGTAATTGCGGCTACCAATAAAGACCTTCGCAGTGCAGTTCAAAATGGTCAATTCAGAGAAGACCTTTTCTACCGTTTAGATGTATTGCCGCTAAAAATTCTACCTTTACGCCAACGCCGAGAAGACATTCTGCCGTTGGCGGAGCACTTTTTACAGAAGTACAAAATGCTGGCCGGTGAACAGAGCTGTTACTTCAGTGATCAGGCTAAAAATTTACTGTTGAGCCACAATTGGCCAGGAAATGTGCGCGAGCTAGAAAACACCATCCAAAGAGCATTAGTAATGCGTCGTGGACAGGCTCTGCAAGCTGCAGAACTCGGCCTTGTCGACCAAGATGCTCAACCTTATAGCGAACAAAGCGAGCTGGGCTTAAAGGCATCTAAGCGTCGAGCTGAATTTCAATACATCATCGACACTTTAAAACAGCACAACGGTCATCGCAATCAAACCGCCTCAGCTCTAGGAATGACTACGCGAGCCTTACGCTACAAGCTAGTTCAGATGCGTGAAGAAGGTATTGATATCGACCAGATCCTTGCAGAAATTGGTCACGCTGCTTAACAATATTTAAAAGAGAAAACTCATGTCTAATGCAATTTCCATCAGCGCTGATTCGATGATGCAACAACTAAGCATTCACTCGGAAATGGCCAAAGGCGCAATAAAGGTCAGCCCCAACCCGGCAGATTCAGGTATGCACGCCCCCTCTTTTACCGATTTGATGCAAGAGAAAGTTGCCGCGATTAATACCGACCAAAATGCCTCATCGGCACTAATGCGTGCCGTTGATAGTGGAGAAAGTGATGACTTAGTGGGGGTAATGGTCGCTTCTCAAAAGGCCAGTCTTTCCTTTTCTACCATGATCCAAATTAGAAACCGTCTAGTGCAAGCATTCGATGACGTAATGAAGATGCCAATCTAATGATGCATATAAAGCAGTGTCACCACAGGCAATATGTTCAAACTACTCAAGTGATATATTTGGGGAAGGATTACTAGACGATGTCGACAACAATAACCCAAGCCGAGGCTCCAGTAGCTAATACAGCTACCACCAATGCAGGCCTTAACACCCTAAAAGAGAAATGGCGGGATTTTAATCGCGGTGACCGCCAAGCAGCGGTGCTTGCTATCTTCGCTATCGTCGCAGCCTGCGTCATCGTACTTATGTTGTGGAGTGCCAGCCAGGGCTATCGTCCTTTGTACGGCAATCAAGAAAATGTTGATACTGCGCAAATCATCGAAGTTTTAGAATCAGAAGGGATCAGCTATCGATTAGATGCCAGCAGTGGTTTAGTTCTTGTGGTAGAAGATAAACTCGGCCGAGCACGGATGTTACTTGCAGCTCGAGGCGTAAAGGCCAAAGTGCCTTCAGGCATGGATTCTCTTGATAGCTCAGGAATTGGTACCAGCCAATTTATGGAGCAAGCTAAATATCGCTATAGTTTAGAGGGCGAGCTATCTCGCACTATCATGGCACTCAAAGCCGTACGTAGCGCAAGAGTTCACTTAGCGATACCAAAGAAAACGCTGTTTATTCGTCAGCAACCAGAGTTACCTTCAGCATCAGTTATGCTAGACCTCTACTCAGGCAGCAATATCCAACCTGAAAATATCGAATCTATCGTCAATTTAGTCGCAGGTAGTGTGACTGGTATGACGCCTGAGCGAGTGCAAGTGGTAGACCAAAACGGTAATCACTTAAGTTCAGCGATTAGTGCAAACAAAGACATAACCCAAGCGAGAGATCGACAACTTAAATACACCCAAGAACTCGAACAAAGCTTGATCGGTCGTGCCTCAAGTATGTTGCAACCAATACTTGGCCAAGACAATTTCCAAGTACAGGTTTCTGCAAAGGTAAACTTTAACCAAGTGGAAGAGACCAAGGAGTCTCTTGACCCTGTATCCGTGGTGACCCAAGAAAATCAAAGCAGCAATGAAACCAATGCCGACATGGCACTGGGTATCCCTGGAGCATTGAGCAACCAACCGCCAGCCGCCACTCCCGAAGAGAACAACAATCGCCGAAACATTAATCAAAAAGAGAGCAGACAGTTCGATGTGGGTCGCTCAGTAAGACACACCCGCTTCCAACAAATGCAACTTGAAAACCTGTCAGTTTCAGTGCTACTCAATAGCCAAGCGGCCGGAGAGACAGGTTGGAGCCAGCCACAGCTCCAGCAACTCAGTAGCATGGTTCAAGACGCCATTGGGTTCTCCCAAGCTCGAGGTGACCAGTTCAGCATTAATAGCTTCGAGTTCGCGCCAATCACAGTCGCCCAGTTTGAGCCTATGCCTTGGTGGCAAGGTGAAAGCTACCAAGCTTACTTACGCTATTTTATCGGTGCAGTATTAGGCCTAGGGATGATCATTTTCGTGCTGCGACCACTGGTTGCACACCTTACTCGCACCGTTGAATACAACCTTAAAGATGATGGCAGCAATATAGAGCCGAAACGCATACCACCTGCAGACGTTTCACCAACAGACTTAACACTGAATAATGATAACAAAGACGATCCGCAAGCCATGGCTGACAAACTAATGGGCCTAGATAAAAACCCTAGCAATGGCGAATGGAGCTCTGATATAGGCCTACCAGCTGCTGGCTCACCACTTGCAGTCAAAATGGAGCACTTAAGCTTACTTGCTAATCAAGAGCCAGCCAGAGTTGCTGAGGTCATCGGTCACTGGATTAGTGAAAAAGATGAGCAGTAAATCTCATTATCACATCCTTAATAGCATTCTAGCTTTGAACATAGGTAGTCCCAACTGTGAATAATAGCGAACCCGTAATAAAGATGGATAATCTAGAACAAGCCGCCATGTTGTTACTAAGCATGGGTGAGAAAGGCGCTGCACATGTCATGGCACATTTAGATCGCAATGATGTGCAGCACCTGAGCCATAAGATGGCGCGTCTTTCGAGTATCACTCAGCATGAAGCCGAAGCTGTACTGGGGCGATTCTTCAAGGGCTATCAAGAGCAATCTGGTATCGCTCGCGCATCACGTTCTTACTTGCAAAAAACATTAGACTTAGCCCTAGGTGATCGGGTCGCAAAAAGCTTGATCGATAGTATTTATGGCGATGAGATAAAGACCTTAGTTAAAAGGTTAGAATGGGTTGACCCACAATTACTTGCCCATGAGATAGCCAACGAACATAGCCAACTGCAAGCCGTTTTACTGGGATTACTGCCCGCTGAAAGCGCTGCACAAGTGCTACAAGGCTTACCGGAAGCTGGCCAAGATGAAGTACTCGTTCGTATCGCTCAATTAGGCGATCTCGACCGAGAGGTGGTCGATGAACTGCGGCAATTAGTTGAGCGCTGCATGCTGATGGCTATGGAAAAAAGTCACACACAAGTTAGCGGTATTCGACAAGTCGCCGATATCTTAAACCGATTTGAAGGTGATAGAGAGCAGCTGATGGAGATGATCAAGCTTCACGATCGGCAGTTAGCCAATAATGTCGCCGACAACATGTTCGACTTTATTATTTTAGGCCGACAGAAAGCTGAAACCTTGCAAGAAATTATGGCTGCCGTTCCTGCCGATGTGCTAGCGCTGGCCCTCAAAGGTATCGAACCTGAGCTTAAAACCGCCCTCCTCACAGCGCTTCCAAAGCGAATGTCATCGGCGATCGAGACCCAAATTGAAGCCATTGGCACCATTCCATTAAGCCAGGCGATTGCTGCTCGCAAAGAGATCATGGAGATCGCTAAGCAGATGATGGACGAAGGAGAAATCGAGTTGCAACTATTTGAAGAGCAGGTGGTTGAGTAATGACTAGTGCTAGTAGAAAACCTTTGCCACACTGGAGGCTGACTGGCGATCATGCTCGCAAGCATCGTTTCTCACCACTGGTGACTATCGAAACCAACCAAGAGCAAGCTGAAGGCAATTGGCAGGACTTCCAACAAGCTTTTGACAAGGGCTATGACGAAGGAGTGCAAAAAGGCCATCAAGCCGGCTTTGAGTCTGGTGCAGAAGAAGGGCGAAAAGCAGGCCATGCGGCGGGCTTTCATCAAGGTCGAATCGAAGGTCAACAGAAAGGCAAAGACAGTATCGATGCTGATCTCAACAGCATAATTGCTCCTTTGGGAGCGCTAAAAGCACTGCTTGAAGAAGGTCATGCCGAGCAAGTCAGCCAGCAGCAATCACTGATTTTAGAACTGGTAAAACGGGTTTCATTACAAGTAATACGGTGTGAGTTAACCTTGCAACCGCAACAGATCCTAGGCTTAGTCGAAGAGACATTAGCTGCGCTGCCAGACGATCCTTCTCAAGTGAAGATCCACCTAGAGCCTAGCGCAGTAGACAAACTAAGGGAATTGGCTGCCGATAAAATTCAAGATTGGAGCTTAGTTGCCGATGCCAGCATTAGCGCTGGAGGTTGCCGTATAGTCAGTGCGACTTCTGATGCTGACGCATCCGTTGAGACCCGCCTAAATAGCTGCATGGCACAAGTAGAGAACCATCTACAGCAATCAACCACACAGAACGTCACCATCACACCTGAGGCCCAGGTTGAAACTGCATAGTAATATCCTTGATTGGCCTAATGTTCCCGTCGCACAAGTATACGGCCGTTTAACCCGTGTAAACGGCTTGCTGTTAGAGGCCGTAGGCTGCCAGTTAGGCACAGGAGATCGCTGCTATATCGAGTGCCGTGATCAACATAGAGTAGAAGCTGAAGTGGTTGGCTTTTATAGAGATACACTGTGTCTAATGCCAATCGAGCCTACTGACGGCCTTATGCCCGGTGCGCGAGTCATGCCAATAGAGGGGCGCTATCAAATCCCCTCAGGCCAGGGCCTGCTCGGTAGAGTGCTGAATGGACTTGGCCAACCGCTA
Encoded proteins:
- the fliH gene encoding flagellar assembly protein FliH; this encodes MTSASRKPLPHWRLTGDHARKHRFSPLVTIETNQEQAEGNWQDFQQAFDKGYDEGVQKGHQAGFESGAEEGRKAGHAAGFHQGRIEGQQKGKDSIDADLNSIIAPLGALKALLEEGHAEQVSQQQSLILELVKRVSLQVIRCELTLQPQQILGLVEETLAALPDDPSQVKIHLEPSAVDKLRELAADKIQDWSLVADASISAGGCRIVSATSDADASVETRLNSCMAQVENHLQQSTTQNVTITPEAQVETA
- a CDS encoding OmpA family protein produces the protein MALTTNYQTPLEQAQWQFSGDVFGCVITHNVQSFGSLSLTAQPGEPLALILAADWLSMNNTHSQASVVSPAWKNHTSQREATTSLKWQGNQASSKQSIAPFLEALEQGLKWEVSINSTDGSQYRVDSTPVATRAVANNFRLCRQKLLPKPFSYVRRLDLLFDTSSSHLNTVHSKDLVAVSRYIEADSTIAEVLIDGHADASGNRIANLVLSKERADEVASMLIELGVPARMIQVRHHGTRAPIAANNNQQGRELNRRVSIRLVKTSAQTASSLTSGASQ
- the fliE gene encoding flagellar hook-basal body complex protein FliE; protein product: MSNAISISADSMMQQLSIHSEMAKGAIKVSPNPADSGMHAPSFTDLMQEKVAAINTDQNASSALMRAVDSGESDDLVGVMVASQKASLSFSTMIQIRNRLVQAFDDVMKMPI
- a CDS encoding flagellar motor switch protein FliG, with the protein product MDNLEQAAMLLLSMGEKGAAHVMAHLDRNDVQHLSHKMARLSSITQHEAEAVLGRFFKGYQEQSGIARASRSYLQKTLDLALGDRVAKSLIDSIYGDEIKTLVKRLEWVDPQLLAHEIANEHSQLQAVLLGLLPAESAAQVLQGLPEAGQDEVLVRIAQLGDLDREVVDELRQLVERCMLMAMEKSHTQVSGIRQVADILNRFEGDREQLMEMIKLHDRQLANNVADNMFDFIILGRQKAETLQEIMAAVPADVLALALKGIEPELKTALLTALPKRMSSAIETQIEAIGTIPLSQAIAARKEIMEIAKQMMDEGEIELQLFEEQVVE
- a CDS encoding sigma-54 interaction domain-containing protein — encoded protein: MNRSSLRFVDSSLPEASLAKLTLQGFNLWQDPDSSRPWLSLVNLSECDNTEVDRRLRQFPGKHQVALLNPEQTELASIAMQSGIQDYLLLPIDDEQLSSLLHRLRRIELPENDLVSAARESRQLLMLAHRAAMTEATVLLTGESGTGKEPIARYIHRHSNRAKQPFVAINCAAIPESILESLLFGHVKGAFTGAMNEQPGKFEMANGGTLLLDEIGEMPLLLQAKLLRVLQEREVERLGGHKSIPLNIRVIAATNKDLRSAVQNGQFREDLFYRLDVLPLKILPLRQRREDILPLAEHFLQKYKMLAGEQSCYFSDQAKNLLLSHNWPGNVRELENTIQRALVMRRGQALQAAELGLVDQDAQPYSEQSELGLKASKRRAEFQYIIDTLKQHNGHRNQTASALGMTTRALRYKLVQMREEGIDIDQILAEIGHAA
- the fliF gene encoding flagellar basal-body MS-ring/collar protein FliF; translation: MSTTITQAEAPVANTATTNAGLNTLKEKWRDFNRGDRQAAVLAIFAIVAACVIVLMLWSASQGYRPLYGNQENVDTAQIIEVLESEGISYRLDASSGLVLVVEDKLGRARMLLAARGVKAKVPSGMDSLDSSGIGTSQFMEQAKYRYSLEGELSRTIMALKAVRSARVHLAIPKKTLFIRQQPELPSASVMLDLYSGSNIQPENIESIVNLVAGSVTGMTPERVQVVDQNGNHLSSAISANKDITQARDRQLKYTQELEQSLIGRASSMLQPILGQDNFQVQVSAKVNFNQVEETKESLDPVSVVTQENQSSNETNADMALGIPGALSNQPPAATPEENNNRRNINQKESRQFDVGRSVRHTRFQQMQLENLSVSVLLNSQAAGETGWSQPQLQQLSSMVQDAIGFSQARGDQFSINSFEFAPITVAQFEPMPWWQGESYQAYLRYFIGAVLGLGMIIFVLRPLVAHLTRTVEYNLKDDGSNIEPKRIPPADVSPTDLTLNNDNKDDPQAMADKLMGLDKNPSNGEWSSDIGLPAAGSPLAVKMEHLSLLANQEPARVAEVIGHWISEKDEQ